GCAGCAGGGCTGAGCCATCGACGAGCTCCGGGGTCACCAGCCGGGGCGCGCGCTCGTCCTGGCCCTGCATCTGCAGCTCCGCCGTGGCCCGGCCTCGCAGCGGCGGCGAGCCGCCGTCCAGCGCCTCCAGCCCTAGCTGCAGCCTGGCCAGTTCCTCGAGGTTAAAACTCCGTCGTGCGCGCAGCCACCCCGTGACGGGGTCCCCCGAGACGTAGGTGGCCAGGCGCCCCCAGCCAGGCCCACCTCAGCCTCCAGCAGCCGGTGGGCGACCTGGCCGTTGAGGGTCCCTGGCGGCCACCGTGGCCAAGTAGGCCCCCGGCGGGTTGTTCTCGCGCACTGACACCTCATAGACTGGCCGTGTGAAGAGCGGCGCGTTGTCGTTCTCGTCGCCCACGCGCCCCGTGTAGGGCCGCACTGTGCGCAGCTGGGGCGCGCCGCGGTCCTCGGCCACCAGCGTCAGGTTGTACTCGGAGATGCGCTCGCGGTCCAGGGACGCCGCCGCGGTCACCACCAGGTAGCTGCCCACGTAGGCCGGCTGCAGCCGGAAGTGCTCGTGCCCGTAGAGGGCGCAACGCACCTGCCCATTGGCGCCCGAGTCCCTGTCCGAGGTGCTGACCAGCGCCACCAGACTCTCGCGAGCCGCCCCCTCCGGCACCAGCGAGACGGCGCCCGCCTCCGGCGTCCCAGGCCCGGTCGACGAGGTGGCCTCCGCTCCCCCaagagcggcggcggcggcggggaagGGCGAGGCAGCAGGCGCGCCCGGGGCGGCCAGCGGGGTGATGGAGATGTCCGGAGCGTTGTCATTGACGTCGCGGAGGCGCACGATGACCTTGCAGGTGGCGGCGCGGGGCCCGGGGCCGCGGTCCTGCGTCCGCACGTCCAGTTCGTAAGTGTCCTGGCGCTCGTAGTCCACGGGCCCCGCCAGGGTGAGGCGGCCGGAGCGCGGGTCCAGGCGGAAGAGGCGGCGCGCCTCGGGCGGGGTGCGGGCCCCGAAGGCGAACACCACGTCGCCGTTGGGGCCCTCGTCGGGGTCCGCCGCGTCCAGGTCTAGCAGGAGCGAGCCCACGGGCGCGTCCTCAGCCAGCTCCACTTCCGCCACGGCACCCTGCGGGAAGGCCGGGCTGTGGTCGTTGGCGTCCAGCACGCGCACGCTGAGGGCTGCCGTGGCGGAGCGCGGCGGGCGGCCGCCGTCCTGGGCCACCAGCCCCAGGCTGTAGGTGGCCTGGCTCTCGCGGTCCAGCTCCTGCAGCAGCACCAAGTCGGCGCACTGGGCACCGTCCGCGCGCGTCTGCAGCTCCACGCGGAAGGGGCTGTGGGGCTCGTCCAGGCACACGCTTTGCAGCCCGTTGGCGCCCACATCCTCGTCCACGGACACCTCCAGGGCGATGCGCGTGCCCACCGCCGCGCCCTCGGACACCTCCACGGGAATCTGAGCCCGGGGGAAGCGCGGCGCATGGTCGTTGACGTCCCTCACCAACACCTCCAAGTGCACCAGCAGGAACTGCTCCTGGGAGAAGCTGACCACGTTGAAGGCCAGCACGCACTGAGGGGCCTGGCCGCACAGCCGCTCTCGGTCCAGGCCCGCGTCCCAGACGGTCATCTTGTCGCCCTAGCGCAGCGAGCTGTTTATCAGGCGGAACCGACCCAGTACCTAGCGCTGGGAATTAAACAGGACGTGGTCACACAGAACACTGATGAAGGTGCTGGGGGCTTCTTCCTCATAGGTGTAGAAATCGACAGTTTCGATTCAATACCCTGACACCTGCAGCAGCCACAGAAGCAGCAGGGGCTCCAGTCCACCCCTGAGTAAAGTGTCAGCGGGGAATCTGAGCCTGCAGTGAGACATTCTTGGGCCTCACCCGCCCTTCTGAGCGCACAGTCAGGAGACACTTGCCCTCTTAAATACTTATGATCACTAAGCCCTCTTCTGCTGTGTAATCGCTTTTCTCTGCCCTGGGCGCAAGCATGCTTCTTCTAAACCCTACCAGGGAGACTGCAGAgagaaaaatatgcaaataagcCTCCACCGGAGCCAATCCACAGTCTCCTGGCCTCCGGGTCTTGTTCCCTTGAAAGAGCTCGCAGGAGGGCCCGGGGAGCTGAACAGTGGCCAGGTCAATGCAGTAGGTCATTGAGATTCCTACAGTTTACACTATAAAAATGCACCCCACTTGCTTTGCCAGCGTGCCAGGAGTCTCACTTTGACAGCCTGAGCAGGGGAGCCGCAGCCTCTTTATTCCTTCCTGAGCACTCATAGTCATCAGACAGAGGCACAGTTTCTATTCTGCTTCACCATTTTGAAACAAACGCATATATGTATCCTTCCCCACCCACGGTTATCCGTCTATACTGGGTTATCATTTCCTGTATTGAGAGATTGTAAGGGAACAGCTTCTTCAGAACCAGGCAGTGTCTAATCAGAAAAGCACGGTTTTCCAAAGTAATCAATTCTGAATAGCTTTTCCCTAGCCAAGAAACCATTAATGGCGAAATTTccaccccttcctctccttttATGTCAGTAATTGCTTATACATGAAGACTCAGTGTCGGTCAGGGAGGTTTGTCAACGACAAACCACTGTAAGGAATGGTTAAGGgtaagaaaaagatttaaggaaaTATATTGC
The sequence above is drawn from the Bos javanicus breed banteng chromosome 12, ARS-OSU_banteng_1.0, whole genome shotgun sequence genome and encodes:
- the LOC133258123 gene encoding LOW QUALITY PROTEIN: protocadherin-8-like (The sequence of the model RefSeq protein was modified relative to this genomic sequence to represent the inferred CDS: inserted 3 bases in 2 codons; substituted 1 base at 1 genomic stop codon), producing the protein MTYCIDLATVQLPGPSCELFQGNKTRRPGDCGLAPVEAYLHIFLSAVSLVLGRFRLINSSLRXGDKMTVWDAGLDRERLCGQAPQCVLAFNVVSFSQEQFLLVHLEVLVRDVNDHAPRFPRAQIPVEVSEGAAVGTRIALEVSVDEDVGANGLQSVCLDEPHSPFRVELQTRADGAQCADLVLLQELDRESQATYSLGLVAQDGGRPPRSATAALSVRVLDANDHSPAFPQGAVAEVELAEDAPVGSLLLDLDAADPDEGPNGDVVFAFGARTPPEARRLFRLDPRSGRLTLAGPVDYERQDTYELDVRTQDRGPGPRAATCKVIVRLRDVNDNAPDISITPLAAPGAPAASPFPAAAAALGGAEATSSTGPGTPEAGAVSLVPEGAARESLVALVSTSDRDSGANGQVRCALYGHEHFRLQPAYVGSYLVVTAAASLDRERISEYNLTLVAEDRGAPQLRTVRPYTGRVGDENDNAPLFTRPVYEVSVRENNPPGAYLATVAARDXLNGQVAHRLLEAEVGLAGGAXATYVSGDPVTGWLRARRSFNLEELARLQLGLEALDGGSPPLRGRATAELQMQGQDERAPRLVTPELVDGSALLPPPWDASLGSLATRQQARDADKGLDAQLTHLQLRGDGGPGVAMAAASAVPAARRPADGGRRGAGRRPAGPAALGRGASGTRASCTTWRTNGAGATAGAAAEPGRGAQSGSLSSPWPWSGFRPALAAFSWWPGSRYLAPPGPRRRKLWERGRSWCHSSSEWPGRSKLQRVRGCDSGGFSLSCFVETPPLSVSSEAPGGRGCRNFPVLGQRGVLMLLTSEGEHDPVGLDSTPPTLLVPSLTFSGFSPWKLCEDSVPDQGTFKSR